The following are encoded together in the Bacillus cereus group sp. RP43 genome:
- a CDS encoding CBS domain-containing protein — MTQVRELMSTHIVHCTPLDNVYEAAVKMKEESVGLIPVIENKQVVGLVTDRDLVVRGIAEKHPGSNQITNVMTTNIVSVSPDDSIEKATELMAQYQIRRLPVVESGQLVGMLALGDLAIRKSADDQAGFALSEISEHTE, encoded by the coding sequence ATGACACAAGTTAGAGAACTTATGAGTACTCATATCGTACATTGTACACCGTTAGATAATGTATATGAGGCGGCTGTAAAAATGAAGGAAGAATCGGTTGGATTGATTCCTGTTATTGAAAATAAACAAGTTGTTGGGCTTGTTACTGATCGAGACTTAGTTGTTCGTGGGATTGCTGAAAAACATCCTGGATCTAATCAAATTACAAATGTAATGACAACAAACATTGTTTCAGTTTCTCCAGATGATTCTATTGAAAAAGCTACAGAGTTAATGGCACAATATCAAATTAGACGATTACCGGTAGTTGAGAGCGGTCAACTTGTTGGGATGCTAGCACTAGGTGATTTAGCTATAAGAAAATCAGCAGATGATCAAGCAGGGTTTGCTTTAAGTGAAATCTCGGAGCATACGGAATAA
- a CDS encoding DUF3965 domain-containing protein, which produces MRAVQGDPNWNLVTDTYIEPNNFAELFSLLVPCHPKGEGKERTILVWKEKEFYKEENLAAFIVYGMNKVKNLPQFHKDEIPTLVRILRLCQEIGWYEEANAFMIAQGLDEFVQTSLEYETWDLLTKAVALNYLIIKYRIGELTAEDVEIWDRVKFNEKCITNCKHLLSHKEVLEFTFFYMCKRAKLLSKEQLNSDMMSLAMYCNTFVYDLYTHDLLRKYRKCTDFLSYYGPSQAVLACQRAVLSQISDRLDPLKTTHVDDYLYVMKEMMEHMTIGVMDRYGHFIGKLLSYVPFFEMIQVPQHAYYCEELLYICKGIEYKEEILRNYIFIQLHDCLPSFFKLFLKNKRYATIHDILFYWCDDEQRMSLEKKYNLSFIYEKYACG; this is translated from the coding sequence ATGAGGGCTGTACAGGGCGATCCAAATTGGAATTTGGTTACAGATACATATATAGAACCAAATAATTTCGCTGAGTTATTTTCTTTGCTTGTACCTTGTCATCCAAAAGGTGAAGGGAAAGAGCGAACTATATTAGTATGGAAAGAAAAAGAATTTTATAAAGAAGAGAATTTAGCGGCATTTATCGTATATGGCATGAATAAAGTAAAGAATTTACCGCAGTTTCATAAAGATGAAATTCCAACTCTAGTACGTATTCTTCGTTTATGTCAAGAGATTGGTTGGTATGAAGAGGCAAATGCTTTTATGATAGCCCAAGGACTAGATGAATTTGTCCAAACTTCATTGGAGTATGAAACATGGGATCTGTTGACGAAAGCAGTTGCTTTAAACTATTTAATTATTAAATATCGTATTGGTGAATTAACAGCTGAGGATGTAGAAATTTGGGATCGAGTTAAATTTAATGAGAAATGTATAACAAATTGTAAACATCTATTATCTCATAAAGAAGTATTGGAATTTACATTCTTTTATATGTGTAAGCGAGCGAAGCTACTGTCAAAAGAGCAATTAAATAGTGATATGATGAGTCTAGCAATGTATTGTAATACTTTTGTGTATGATTTATATACACATGACTTATTACGAAAGTATCGTAAGTGTACAGACTTCCTATCATATTATGGACCTAGTCAGGCAGTTTTAGCTTGTCAAAGAGCTGTACTTTCTCAAATTTCCGATCGATTAGACCCTTTAAAGACAACTCATGTAGATGATTATTTATATGTGATGAAAGAAATGATGGAGCATATGACGATAGGGGTAATGGATCGGTATGGTCATTTTATTGGAAAGTTACTATCATATGTACCATTTTTCGAAATGATCCAAGTTCCACAGCATGCATATTATTGTGAAGAATTACTGTATATTTGTAAGGGAATTGAATACAAAGAAGAAATACTACGCAATTATATATTTATACAATTACATGATTGTTTACCATCATTCTTTAAACTATTTCTTAAAAATAAGCGTTATGCAACGATTCATGATATTCTTTTCTATTGGTGCGACGATGAACAAAGAATGAGCTTAGAGAAAAAATATAATCTTAGTTTTATTTATGAAAAATATGCTTGTGGATAA
- the tenI gene encoding thiazole tautomerase TenI produces the protein MKNELHVISNGHMPFEELVNVAMQIESEIDYLHIREREKSTKELYEGVESLLGKGFPASKIVINDRIDIAILLNIPRVQLGYRSADVRSVKEKFSYLHVGYSVHSLDEAIVAFKNGADSLVYGHVFPTACKKDVPARGLEEIAHMARCLSIPITAIGGITPENTGEVLVNGVSGIAVMSGIISSINPYSRAKSYKESIRKWAGKHV, from the coding sequence ATGAAAAATGAGCTCCATGTAATCTCAAATGGTCACATGCCATTCGAAGAGTTAGTGAATGTAGCGATGCAAATTGAGAGTGAGATTGATTATTTGCATATTCGTGAGCGTGAGAAAAGTACGAAGGAATTGTATGAAGGTGTGGAAAGTCTTTTGGGGAAAGGCTTTCCAGCATCGAAGATAGTGATAAATGATCGAATTGATATTGCTATACTATTAAATATTCCGCGTGTGCAGCTAGGATATCGAAGCGCAGATGTAAGGTCAGTGAAAGAAAAGTTTTCTTATTTGCATGTTGGCTATTCAGTACATTCTTTAGATGAAGCGATAGTGGCATTTAAAAATGGAGCGGATTCACTCGTTTACGGTCATGTATTTCCAACGGCTTGTAAAAAGGATGTGCCAGCAAGAGGATTAGAAGAAATTGCTCATATGGCAAGGTGTTTATCCATACCAATAACTGCAATTGGTGGAATCACTCCTGAAAATACAGGAGAGGTTCTTGTAAATGGTGTAAGTGGGATTGCTGTTATGTCCGGGATTATAAGCAGTATTAATCCGTATAGCAGAGCGAAATCTTATAAGGAATCAATAAGAAAGTGGGCGGGAAAACATGTGTAA
- a CDS encoding ATP-binding cassette domain-containing protein: protein MRSKNILQFHNVSFHYDEKPIINELNASIQDKEFVSIIGPSGCGKSTLFRLITGLEEASTGQIELTETKSHPVGYMPQKDMLLPWRTIIENAALPLECQGVQKKEAQVKAKELLHKFGLQGYEAKYPKDLSGGMRQRVSFIRTLLTGGEILLLDEPFSALDALTKASLQEWLFEQWKEWEKTILFITHDVEEALFLSNRIFVVENQPIATLTERIVPLDRNRTRKDLYNPEVLALKEELLSMLQRQVLV from the coding sequence TTGAGGAGCAAGAACATACTACAGTTTCATAATGTTTCTTTTCATTATGATGAGAAACCAATCATCAATGAATTAAATGCTTCTATACAAGATAAAGAGTTTGTAAGTATTATCGGACCGAGTGGATGCGGGAAAAGTACATTATTTCGCCTTATTACAGGATTAGAAGAGGCAAGTACTGGACAGATAGAGCTGACAGAAACAAAGAGTCATCCTGTAGGGTATATGCCTCAAAAAGATATGCTTTTGCCGTGGAGGACGATTATTGAGAATGCTGCCCTGCCGCTAGAGTGCCAAGGTGTGCAGAAGAAAGAAGCGCAAGTAAAAGCGAAAGAACTGTTACATAAATTTGGGTTACAAGGATACGAGGCGAAATATCCGAAAGATTTATCTGGTGGTATGAGACAACGTGTATCTTTTATCCGAACTTTATTAACGGGCGGGGAGATATTATTGTTAGATGAACCGTTTAGCGCATTGGACGCTTTAACGAAGGCATCTTTGCAAGAATGGTTGTTTGAACAATGGAAAGAGTGGGAAAAAACAATTTTATTTATCACTCATGATGTTGAAGAAGCATTGTTTCTTTCTAATCGAATTTTCGTTGTAGAAAATCAACCGATAGCAACTTTAACTGAGCGAATTGTGCCGCTTGATCGTAACCGAACAAGAAAAGATTTGTATAATCCTGAAGTGTTGGCGCTTAAAGAAGAGCTCCTTAGTATGTTACAAAGGCAGGTACTCGTATGA
- the thiF gene encoding thiazole biosynthesis adenylyltransferase ThiF, producing MNNRYSRQELFSPIGEEGQQKIGEKHVLIIGAGALGSANAEMFVRAGVGKVTIVDRDYVDWSNLQRQQLYAECDVENNLPKAVAAKKRLEEINSEVRVEALVQDVTAEELEELVKNVDVIIDATDNFETRFIVNDIAQKYSIPWVYGACVGSYGLSYTILPGKTPCLSCLLQSIPLGGATCDTAGIISPAVSLVVSHQVTEALKLLVEDYESLRDGLVSFDVWKNEYSCMNVQKLRKHNCPSCGENALYPYLNKENTSKTAVLCGRNTVQIRPPHKEEMDFEQYKKLLNDRVNDLNVNPYLLSFSVGEKRLVAFKDGRVLVHGTKDISEAKIIYHRYFG from the coding sequence TTGAATAATCGATATTCTCGCCAAGAGCTATTTTCTCCAATTGGGGAAGAAGGGCAACAAAAGATAGGGGAAAAGCATGTACTCATTATCGGTGCAGGTGCACTAGGTAGTGCAAACGCAGAGATGTTTGTAAGGGCAGGCGTTGGTAAGGTAACAATTGTTGACCGTGATTATGTAGATTGGAGTAATTTACAAAGGCAGCAATTGTATGCAGAGTGTGATGTAGAGAATAACCTTCCGAAGGCTGTAGCGGCAAAAAAACGTCTAGAAGAGATTAATAGTGAAGTAAGAGTAGAAGCTCTCGTTCAAGATGTAACAGCTGAAGAGTTAGAAGAACTCGTTAAAAATGTTGATGTAATCATCGATGCGACTGATAATTTCGAAACGCGTTTCATTGTGAATGATATAGCGCAAAAATATTCTATTCCATGGGTTTACGGGGCATGTGTAGGAAGTTACGGTCTTTCTTATACTATTCTTCCAGGCAAAACGCCATGTTTATCTTGTTTATTACAATCGATTCCGCTTGGCGGAGCGACATGTGATACAGCGGGGATTATATCACCTGCTGTATCTCTTGTCGTTTCTCATCAAGTAACAGAAGCTCTTAAACTGTTAGTGGAAGATTATGAATCACTTCGAGATGGACTTGTGTCGTTTGATGTATGGAAAAATGAATATTCATGTATGAATGTACAAAAACTTCGTAAGCATAATTGTCCTTCGTGTGGTGAGAATGCACTATACCCATATTTAAATAAAGAAAACACTTCAAAAACAGCGGTGTTATGCGGGAGAAATACAGTTCAAATTAGACCACCTCATAAAGAGGAAATGGATTTTGAACAATATAAAAAATTGCTGAATGATCGTGTGAATGATCTGAATGTAAATCCATATTTACTATCATTTTCGGTTGGAGAAAAGAGATTAGTTGCTTTCAAAGATGGCCGTGTACTTGTACATGGAACGAAAGATATAAGCGAAGCGAAAATAATTTATCATCGCTATTTTGGATAG
- a CDS encoding ABC transporter permease, protein MNRLKELLPALILSGILLTLWEVGARIVDEMYILPSPSAIVMKIWTLKDILFTVHLPATLYVVLIGVVISIVLGVGIAMLMNASTWMERAFYPLLVASQTIPITALAPLFVLWFGYTIWSKVVVTVLITFFPIAVNTYDGLRSTKKEWEELLVTYGATKKDIFLKLKLPSALPYFFSALKIAVPLSVIGAAIGEWLGAQAGLGYFSKRMMTQLDGAGVFAPIVLLSLLAIFFVILVSILEKKFISWRKHS, encoded by the coding sequence ATGAATCGCTTGAAGGAGTTATTACCTGCCCTCATATTAAGTGGGATTTTACTTACTCTATGGGAAGTAGGCGCAAGAATTGTAGATGAGATGTACATTTTGCCATCACCTTCTGCAATTGTAATGAAGATATGGACGCTGAAAGATATATTATTTACGGTTCATTTACCAGCAACGTTGTACGTCGTTTTAATAGGCGTTGTTATTTCTATCGTACTGGGCGTAGGGATAGCAATGTTAATGAATGCGAGTACGTGGATGGAAAGAGCATTTTATCCATTATTAGTAGCTTCACAAACAATTCCGATTACAGCACTTGCACCGCTATTTGTTTTATGGTTTGGATATACCATTTGGAGCAAGGTCGTTGTCACAGTTTTAATTACGTTTTTCCCAATTGCGGTAAATACGTATGATGGACTGCGTAGTACGAAGAAAGAATGGGAGGAGCTCTTAGTTACGTATGGTGCAACGAAAAAAGATATTTTTTTAAAGCTAAAATTGCCATCTGCTCTTCCTTATTTTTTCTCAGCGTTAAAAATTGCAGTTCCGCTTAGTGTTATCGGAGCAGCAATTGGAGAATGGCTCGGTGCACAAGCTGGACTTGGATATTTCAGTAAAAGAATGATGACGCAGTTAGACGGAGCTGGTGTATTTGCACCAATTGTATTGTTATCATTATTAGCTATCTTCTTTGTCATACTTGTTTCGATATTAGAAAAGAAATTTATTAGTTGGAGGAAACATTCATGA
- the thiD gene encoding bifunctional hydroxymethylpyrimidine kinase/phosphomethylpyrimidine kinase — translation MSGMKVNKALTIAGSDSGGGAGIQADLKTFQELGVYGMTAITAITAQNTLGVQGVYPVSLEGITEQLNSIGTDLTPDAVKLGMLFSSEIIQIVAEHIKKFGWNNIVLDPVMIAKGGASLLQQEAVQALKEYLLPLATVVTPNVPEAEVLTGMEIQNIEDSKEAAKVLHELGAKYVLMKGGHAEYQGNEVIDLLFDGEQFIEFRSERIPSKQTHGSGCTFASAVTAGLAKGYSIEEAVQEAKQFISIAIEEPLNIGSGHGPTNHFAYKMNNRRI, via the coding sequence ATGAGTGGGATGAAAGTGAATAAAGCTTTAACGATTGCAGGATCTGATAGCGGAGGCGGCGCTGGAATTCAAGCAGATTTAAAAACATTCCAAGAGCTTGGTGTGTATGGAATGACAGCTATTACGGCAATTACTGCTCAAAATACGCTTGGCGTTCAAGGGGTATATCCTGTTTCTTTAGAAGGAATTACGGAACAGTTGAATTCAATTGGTACGGATTTAACACCAGATGCTGTGAAACTAGGGATGCTATTTAGCAGTGAAATTATTCAAATTGTGGCAGAGCATATTAAGAAATTTGGCTGGAATAATATTGTACTAGATCCTGTTATGATCGCTAAAGGCGGTGCGTCATTATTACAACAAGAAGCAGTACAAGCATTAAAAGAATATTTATTGCCACTAGCTACTGTTGTAACACCGAATGTTCCTGAAGCAGAAGTGTTAACTGGGATGGAGATTCAAAATATAGAAGATAGTAAAGAAGCTGCGAAAGTATTGCATGAATTAGGGGCTAAATATGTTCTTATGAAGGGCGGACATGCAGAATATCAAGGTAATGAAGTAATTGATTTACTCTTTGATGGTGAGCAGTTCATCGAATTTAGAAGTGAACGAATTCCTTCGAAGCAAACGCACGGAAGCGGATGTACATTCGCGTCTGCAGTTACAGCAGGACTTGCTAAAGGGTATTCAATTGAAGAGGCAGTTCAAGAGGCAAAACAATTTATTAGTATAGCGATTGAAGAGCCATTGAATATTGGAAGTGGTCATGGACCAACGAATCATTTTGCATATAAGATGAATAATAGACGTATATAA
- a CDS encoding ABC transporter substrate-binding protein, whose amino-acid sequence MKLLKRIFVFTLLVAMIAGCSSNSASDKNKSEKEITVMLDWYPNAVHSFIYTAIEKGYFKEEGVKVNIKFPSNPTDPLTLAAAGKVTVGLYYQPDVVMAKANEQIPVKSIGAVVRSPLNHVVSLKSAGIKSPKDLEGKTVGYSGTPLSEAYLKTMVKEDGGNPDTVKVVDVGFDLVPALITKKVDAVTGAYINHEVPVMRHEGHEPAYFNPAEYGVPNYHELVFVTGDKTLKKDKEALQAFLRGAKKGYDFMKKNPDEALNILLNHQEKENFPLVPEVEKESMKILLEKMETKDEPFLSDSKESWEKQNKWLKEKGMTKEIVPADELFENILK is encoded by the coding sequence ATGAAATTATTAAAACGCATCTTTGTGTTTACATTATTAGTTGCAATGATTGCAGGATGTTCGAGTAATTCAGCATCAGATAAGAATAAATCAGAAAAGGAAATAACAGTAATGCTTGATTGGTACCCAAATGCGGTACATAGCTTTATTTATACGGCAATTGAAAAAGGATACTTTAAAGAAGAAGGAGTAAAGGTGAATATTAAATTCCCTTCTAATCCGACTGATCCATTAACGCTAGCGGCAGCAGGGAAAGTGACAGTTGGTTTGTATTATCAACCAGATGTTGTCATGGCAAAAGCAAATGAACAAATTCCAGTGAAATCAATTGGAGCTGTCGTACGTTCGCCGCTAAATCATGTTGTATCGCTGAAATCAGCAGGTATTAAGTCACCTAAAGACTTAGAAGGAAAAACAGTTGGATATTCTGGAACTCCTTTAAGTGAAGCATATTTAAAGACGATGGTAAAAGAAGATGGTGGTAATCCAGATACAGTAAAAGTAGTTGATGTTGGATTCGATTTAGTACCAGCGCTAATTACGAAAAAAGTAGATGCTGTAACAGGAGCATACATTAACCATGAAGTACCTGTTATGCGTCATGAAGGCCATGAACCAGCATACTTTAATCCAGCTGAATATGGTGTGCCGAATTATCATGAGCTTGTGTTTGTAACAGGTGATAAAACTTTGAAAAAGGATAAAGAAGCATTACAGGCCTTTTTACGTGGTGCGAAAAAAGGATATGATTTCATGAAGAAAAATCCGGATGAAGCATTGAATATTTTATTAAATCATCAAGAAAAAGAAAACTTCCCGCTAGTACCAGAAGTTGAAAAAGAAAGTATGAAAATTTTATTAGAGAAGATGGAAACGAAAGATGAGCCATTCTTATCAGATTCAAAAGAGTCATGGGAGAAACAAAATAAATGGCTGAAAGAAAAAGGAATGACGAAAGAAATCGTTCCAGCCGATGAATTATTCGAAAACATTTTAAAGTAG
- the thiG gene encoding thiazole synthase: MLNIGPFSFHSRLLLGTGKFSDFDVQQKAIDVSEAEILTFAVRRMDIFDAKQPNLLEKLDVKKYTLLPNTAGAKNAEEAVRIAKLAKASGLCDMVKVEVIGDDRTLLPDPVETLKASEMLLEEGFIVLPYTSDDVVLARKLQELGVHAIMPGASPIGSGLGIVNPLNLSFIIEQATVPVIVDAGIGSPADAAFAMELGADGVLLNTAVSGAKDPIKMAYAMKLGIEAGRLGFEAGRIARKRCATASSPLEGMSIVE, from the coding sequence ATGTTAAACATTGGACCATTTTCATTTCATTCTAGACTTTTATTAGGAACAGGTAAATTCTCTGATTTTGATGTGCAGCAAAAGGCAATTGACGTTTCAGAAGCTGAAATTTTAACATTTGCAGTACGTCGCATGGATATATTTGATGCAAAACAACCCAATTTATTAGAGAAACTTGATGTGAAAAAATATACGTTATTACCAAATACAGCAGGGGCAAAAAATGCTGAAGAAGCTGTTCGAATTGCAAAATTGGCAAAAGCTTCAGGGCTTTGTGACATGGTGAAAGTAGAAGTTATTGGGGATGATAGAACGTTATTACCTGATCCAGTAGAAACATTAAAAGCATCTGAAATGTTATTAGAAGAAGGATTTATCGTTCTTCCGTACACATCTGATGATGTTGTATTAGCTCGTAAATTACAAGAACTTGGTGTGCACGCGATTATGCCAGGAGCATCACCAATTGGTTCAGGGCTTGGTATTGTAAATCCATTAAATTTAAGTTTTATTATTGAACAAGCGACAGTACCAGTTATCGTGGATGCTGGTATTGGTAGCCCAGCTGATGCGGCATTTGCAATGGAATTAGGAGCAGATGGTGTGTTATTAAATACTGCAGTATCTGGAGCAAAAGATCCTATTAAAATGGCATACGCAATGAAATTAGGTATTGAGGCAGGACGATTAGGGTTTGAAGCGGGGCGCATTGCACGTAAACGTTGTGCAACTGCAAGTAGTCCTTTAGAAGGAATGAGCATAGTTGAATAA
- a CDS encoding SH3 domain-containing protein, with protein sequence MNMKATALTATTIAIASLLPSMGESDIQTAAAKQTSTVKTGYVKIDNVALHQNNHADSAIIDNIRFNSPVTILETTQDWYKVSVNNKTGYMKKDAILFKKNVQSKNQYIVNANALNVRSEPNTESSILDILPNGQFITIQGEQGDWYKILHNGKIGYVQKTFVSNGSTPLVKGVTVQGSPSYTVATPKLNVRSNASTSSTLLGSLQNGTQVQVVETVGTWYKIRFGTGYGYVAKHYVVQNQNQNPAQAKTAQPSSIPAVFKFPTQGKISSTFDMRWEQMHYGIDIAAQGNVSIQAAAAGKVVKSYYSASYGNVVFIAHQINGKLYTTVYAHMKDRTVQAGDQVQTGQLVGHMGNTGHSYGQHLHFELHNGEWNFEKTNAVNPLPYLVR encoded by the coding sequence ATGAATATGAAAGCTACAGCTTTAACAGCAACTACTATCGCAATTGCTTCTTTACTTCCTTCTATGGGAGAATCCGATATACAAACAGCGGCTGCTAAGCAAACATCTACAGTAAAAACTGGATATGTAAAAATCGACAACGTTGCACTACATCAAAATAACCATGCAGACAGTGCAATAATTGATAACATTCGATTTAATAGCCCGGTTACTATTCTTGAGACAACTCAAGATTGGTATAAAGTATCTGTTAACAACAAAACAGGCTATATGAAAAAAGATGCAATTCTATTCAAAAAAAATGTTCAATCAAAGAATCAATATATCGTAAATGCAAACGCATTAAACGTTCGTTCTGAACCTAATACAGAGTCTTCTATTCTAGATATATTACCAAATGGGCAATTCATTACCATTCAAGGTGAACAAGGGGATTGGTACAAAATATTACATAACGGGAAAATTGGATACGTACAAAAAACATTTGTATCTAATGGATCCACACCTCTAGTAAAAGGTGTAACAGTACAAGGTTCTCCTTCTTATACTGTTGCAACACCAAAATTAAATGTACGTAGCAACGCTAGTACAAGTAGCACTCTACTTGGCTCATTACAAAACGGTACACAAGTACAAGTAGTAGAAACGGTAGGTACTTGGTATAAAATTCGTTTTGGCACAGGATACGGATATGTAGCAAAACACTATGTAGTGCAAAATCAAAATCAAAATCCAGCACAAGCTAAAACAGCTCAACCTTCATCAATTCCAGCAGTTTTCAAATTCCCTACTCAAGGGAAAATCAGCTCAACTTTTGATATGCGCTGGGAGCAAATGCATTATGGTATAGATATAGCAGCACAAGGAAATGTCTCTATTCAAGCTGCTGCTGCAGGTAAAGTTGTGAAATCTTATTATTCGGCTAGCTACGGCAATGTCGTGTTCATCGCCCATCAAATAAATGGGAAATTATATACAACAGTTTATGCTCATATGAAGGATCGCACTGTACAAGCTGGTGATCAAGTACAAACTGGACAATTAGTAGGTCATATGGGAAACACAGGTCATTCATACGGGCAACATCTCCATTTTGAATTACATAATGGGGAATGGAATTTTGAAAAAACAAATGCAGTGAACCCACTGCCATATTTAGTTAGGTAA
- the thiO gene encoding glycine oxidase ThiO encodes MCKKYDVAIIGGGVIGSSVAHFLAERGHKVAIIEKQRIASEASKAAAGLLGVQAEWDEYDPLFELARESRAIFPQLAEVLREKTGIDIGYEEKGIYRIAQNEDEKERILHIMDWQQKTGEDSRFLTGDHLREKEPFLSESILGAVYYPKDGHVIAPELTKAFAHSAAFSGADIYEQTEVFDIRIENNKVTGIVTSEGVITCEKVVIAGGSWSTKLLHYFHSDWGTYPVKGEVIAVRSRKPLLKAPIFQERFYITPKRGGRYVIGATMKPHTFNKTVQPESITSILERAYTILPALKEAEWESAWAGLRPQSNHDAPYMGEHEEIKGLYACTGHYRNGILLSPVSGQYMADLIEGKQENHLLDSLLSKTV; translated from the coding sequence ATGTGTAAGAAGTATGATGTAGCGATTATTGGCGGAGGTGTAATTGGTAGTTCAGTTGCACACTTTCTAGCAGAAAGAGGGCATAAAGTAGCGATTATAGAGAAGCAAAGAATCGCATCTGAAGCTTCGAAAGCAGCTGCTGGTTTGCTCGGTGTTCAGGCAGAGTGGGATGAATATGACCCACTATTTGAACTTGCTAGAGAAAGCCGTGCTATATTTCCACAACTTGCAGAGGTTTTACGTGAAAAGACAGGCATCGATATTGGGTATGAAGAAAAAGGGATATATCGTATTGCCCAAAATGAAGATGAGAAGGAAAGAATTCTTCACATTATGGATTGGCAGCAGAAAACAGGTGAAGATTCCCGATTTTTAACGGGAGACCATTTACGGGAAAAAGAGCCGTTTCTATCCGAGTCAATTCTCGGAGCGGTATATTATCCGAAAGATGGTCACGTTATTGCACCAGAGCTTACAAAAGCATTCGCACATTCCGCGGCATTTTCTGGAGCTGACATATATGAACAAACAGAAGTGTTTGATATTCGTATTGAAAATAATAAAGTGACTGGGATTGTTACAAGCGAAGGTGTAATCACATGCGAAAAAGTCGTTATCGCTGGAGGTTCATGGAGTACGAAATTACTACATTACTTCCATAGTGATTGGGGTACATATCCTGTTAAGGGAGAGGTTATTGCAGTAAGAAGCAGGAAACCGCTCTTGAAAGCTCCTATTTTCCAAGAGCGGTTTTATATTACGCCGAAGCGTGGTGGGCGTTACGTAATTGGGGCAACGATGAAGCCTCATACGTTCAATAAAACTGTACAACCAGAAAGTATTACTTCTATATTAGAGCGTGCTTATACAATATTGCCAGCTTTAAAAGAAGCGGAGTGGGAAAGCGCATGGGCAGGATTAAGACCACAATCGAATCATGATGCTCCTTATATGGGAGAGCATGAAGAAATAAAAGGTTTATATGCTTGTACGGGCCATTATCGAAACGGCATTTTATTAAGCCCTGTTTCTGGTCAGTATATGGCTGATTTAATAGAAGGAAAGCAGGAGAATCACTTGCTAGATTCATTGCTTTCTAAAACGGTTTAG
- the thiS gene encoding sulfur carrier protein ThiS, giving the protein MNLKINGNQMEVPASVKTVAELLAHLELDNRIVVVERNKDILQKDDHKDTSVFDGDQIEIVTFVGGG; this is encoded by the coding sequence TTGAATTTAAAAATTAATGGTAACCAAATGGAAGTGCCGGCGAGTGTGAAAACAGTAGCTGAGCTACTTGCACATTTAGAATTAGATAACAGAATTGTTGTAGTAGAGCGTAATAAAGATATTTTACAAAAGGATGATCATAAAGATACATCTGTTTTTGATGGAGACCAAATTGAGATTGTAACTTTCGTAGGAGGCGGCTGA
- the tenA gene encoding thiaminase II: MKFCEKLFDTVQPVWEKSHNHPFVVGMGDGTLEKDKFQYYIIQDYLYLLDYAKLYAIGVVKSTNPQVMAKFAEQIDGILNGEMTIHKQYAKRLGISAQEMESAKPSAKNLAYTNYMMSVSQNGTLAELIAALLPCMWSYWEIGKRLNDIPGARNHEFFGEWIQGYSSEEYGNLCIWLIDLLNEMAVGKSEKELDRLEEIFLYSSRFEYLFWDMAYRKEMWGFEEQEHTTVS, from the coding sequence ATGAAATTTTGTGAAAAATTATTTGATACGGTGCAGCCTGTTTGGGAGAAAAGTCATAATCATCCGTTTGTAGTAGGTATGGGGGATGGTACGTTGGAAAAAGACAAATTCCAGTACTATATTATTCAAGATTATTTATATTTGTTAGATTATGCAAAGCTATATGCAATTGGGGTTGTAAAGTCAACGAATCCACAAGTTATGGCAAAATTTGCAGAGCAAATTGATGGGATTTTAAATGGTGAAATGACGATCCATAAACAGTATGCAAAAAGACTTGGCATTTCTGCACAAGAGATGGAATCTGCGAAACCATCTGCTAAAAATTTAGCCTATACAAATTACATGATGTCTGTATCTCAAAATGGCACACTTGCGGAATTAATAGCGGCACTTCTTCCATGTATGTGGAGCTATTGGGAGATTGGAAAACGTTTAAATGATATTCCTGGAGCAAGAAATCATGAGTTCTTTGGTGAATGGATTCAAGGATATAGTTCTGAAGAATACGGTAACCTTTGTATTTGGTTAATAGATTTATTAAATGAAATGGCAGTTGGAAAATCAGAGAAAGAGCTAGACCGATTAGAGGAGATTTTCTTATATTCCAGCCGATTTGAATATTTATTCTGGGATATGGCTTATCGTAAGGAGATGTGGGGTTTTGAGGAGCAAGAACATACTACAGTTTCATAA